In Saccharolobus solfataricus, a genomic segment contains:
- a CDS encoding DUF84 family protein: MVTIALGSKNPVKISATKEALEILRLNWDLIATDIDSGVDKQPFCDQTYVGARNRALNAIKATNADIGLGIEGGVCNVYGKFIANAVVYVITKEGVENFAISSSFTLPSSIVSLILQGKELGEASDIIFKTINSKTKEGAVGLLTNNIIDRKTLYVQPIILALYPIYNTIINNTLF; encoded by the coding sequence ATGGTAACCATTGCCTTAGGTAGTAAAAACCCTGTAAAAATCAGTGCTACTAAGGAGGCATTGGAGATTTTAAGGTTGAATTGGGACTTAATAGCAACTGATATCGATAGTGGGGTAGATAAACAACCTTTTTGTGATCAAACGTATGTTGGTGCTAGAAATAGGGCATTGAACGCGATAAAGGCTACCAATGCAGATATAGGATTAGGGATAGAGGGAGGGGTTTGCAACGTCTACGGTAAGTTTATAGCAAATGCTGTTGTATATGTTATCACTAAAGAAGGTGTAGAGAACTTTGCAATTTCATCATCTTTTACCTTACCTAGTTCTATTGTTTCTTTAATACTTCAAGGAAAGGAATTGGGCGAAGCGTCAGATATTATTTTTAAAACTATTAATAGTAAGACTAAGGAAGGAGCTGTGGGACTATTAACTAATAATATAATTGATAGAAAAACACTTTATGTCCAACCTATTATTCTCGCATTATATCCAATTTATAATACAATTATCAATAATACTCTTTTTTAA
- the nurA gene encoding DNA double-strand break repair nuclease NurA: MIRKIYDKLVESHNEIKNQIYNIANYLKQEIQDKVNEYWNEYVINHEQSETCKFVAIDGGSFGRPMRIGIVYAVGAESVIGDNKGVKTLSEDGQIGIFKPGNDAQERISLLMEALELSLALRDGSKGDYILMDGSLSKKIGNKVDIQQFSDEELKLIRNVDLNGIISIKDERKMRDLLMLLNQFLVSKIIEEYDGNVLWISKVSRGRDLFGTDYPDITVLELFTEKRGFSKLIIKNIDIEKISEIPEIEVLRKMEYTTFYTRLDNGKRVIRVDIVGRVDEKIVKEIMDRLSGVSIKGYPFPLLKAHMDVRFSAMDREKIIKLVGSKLHKDIEWWPSQFY, translated from the coding sequence TTGATAAGAAAAATATATGATAAGTTAGTAGAAAGCCATAATGAGATAAAAAATCAGATTTACAATATTGCCAATTATCTTAAGCAAGAGATACAAGATAAAGTAAATGAGTATTGGAATGAATACGTTATAAACCATGAACAGAGCGAAACTTGTAAATTTGTAGCTATTGACGGTGGATCTTTTGGTAGACCTATGAGAATAGGAATAGTTTACGCAGTTGGAGCTGAATCTGTAATTGGAGATAATAAAGGAGTAAAGACATTAAGCGAAGATGGCCAAATAGGTATATTTAAGCCAGGGAACGATGCACAAGAAAGAATATCACTATTAATGGAGGCATTAGAACTATCGCTAGCTTTAAGGGATGGTAGTAAGGGAGATTACATTCTTATGGATGGGAGCTTAAGCAAAAAGATTGGTAATAAAGTTGATATTCAACAGTTTTCTGATGAAGAGTTAAAGTTAATTAGGAATGTCGATTTAAATGGTATTATTAGTATAAAAGATGAAAGAAAAATGCGAGATTTGTTAATGCTACTAAATCAATTTCTTGTTAGTAAAATAATAGAGGAATATGATGGCAACGTTTTGTGGATATCTAAAGTTAGTAGAGGGAGAGATCTATTTGGTACAGATTATCCCGACATTACTGTTTTAGAATTATTTACTGAAAAAAGAGGATTTTCCAAACTTATAATAAAAAATATAGACATAGAAAAAATTTCTGAGATACCTGAGATTGAGGTATTAAGAAAAATGGAATATACGACTTTCTATACTAGATTGGATAATGGCAAGAGAGTCATTAGAGTAGATATAGTTGGGAGAGTTGATGAGAAAATAGTGAAGGAAATAATGGATCGTCTGAGTGGAGTAAGTATTAAGGGCTATCCATTTCCACTCTTAAAAGCTCACATGGATGTTAGGTTTTCAGCAATGGATAGAGAGAAAATAATAAAGCTAGTAGGAAGTAAACTTCACAAAGATATCGAATGGTGGCCAAGCCAGTTTTATTAA
- a CDS encoding NAD(P)/FAD-dependent oxidoreductase, protein MTKLVIVGSGITGLITALKYGGDVIILEKNKIVAHNSKASLWSIIPPLCGNHREDCEKGIRFYEEICEKYGIYCKKTHVIRVSSKKLGGKIIDRKEIRSIEPQLDIEEAELFDAGLFVEGDELFNTLGTEFNVESNSEVTDIIVRDNEIKSLITSKGEIKGEFYIFATGYLTPKLFSKLGIEVNLFKGHLVITKKTSLNGILIVNDRIAVEGKNLYLNGDSKPNSSSAVDYDEISKTINEIANVLKIDTNNLEIRVGFRSVSKDGEPIVKKIYSNGILITGHRFGFALAPILAEKAIQMIKYGH, encoded by the coding sequence ATGACAAAACTTGTAATTGTAGGCAGTGGAATAACAGGTTTAATTACTGCATTGAAATATGGTGGAGATGTGATAATTTTAGAGAAGAACAAAATTGTTGCACATAATTCAAAAGCCAGTTTATGGTCAATTATTCCACCATTATGCGGTAACCACAGAGAAGATTGTGAAAAAGGTATAAGATTTTATGAAGAGATTTGCGAAAAATACGGTATCTATTGTAAAAAGACCCACGTTATTAGGGTCTCCAGTAAAAAGCTAGGTGGTAAGATAATAGACAGAAAGGAAATAAGAAGTATAGAACCTCAATTGGATATAGAGGAAGCAGAACTTTTTGATGCTGGTCTCTTTGTGGAGGGGGATGAGCTATTTAATACACTTGGAACTGAATTTAACGTAGAGTCGAATTCCGAGGTTACGGATATAATAGTTAGAGATAATGAAATTAAATCTCTTATAACATCTAAGGGTGAGATAAAAGGAGAGTTTTATATTTTTGCTACCGGTTACCTAACTCCTAAATTATTCTCCAAATTAGGAATAGAGGTAAATCTATTTAAAGGACATTTAGTAATTACCAAAAAAACAAGTTTAAATGGAATATTGATCGTAAATGATAGAATTGCAGTTGAGGGCAAGAACTTATACTTAAATGGCGACTCTAAGCCAAATTCCTCTTCAGCAGTAGATTATGATGAAATTTCTAAGACTATTAATGAAATCGCCAATGTACTAAAGATAGATACAAACAATCTAGAGATTAGGGTAGGATTCAGAAGTGTAAGTAAAGATGGGGAACCAATTGTAAAGAAGATTTATTCAAATGGCATATTAATTACAGGTCATAGGTTTGGTTTTGCGTTAGCTCCAATTCTTGCTGAGAAAGCTATACAGATGATCAAATATGGACATTAA
- a CDS encoding nucleoside hydrolase, giving the protein MRKVIVDSDTATDDTIAILLASRFFQLLGVTIVAGNVNYNQEVKNALFTLEYIGKQDVPVYLGSQRPILGNWRTVEEVHGSNGMSNWNYPEPNKRPEKEHAIDAILRLSKEHEGELEILAISPLTNIALAYLKDPSVVKRVKKIWIMGGAFSKGNTTPIAEFNFWVDPEAAKIVLDAGFDITIVPWEVAEISGSLNERDWEYISKLNTKLSNFFINVNKTLKEYTTKNQGISGSIHPDSLTVSIAHDNSIILDSSLKYVDVELCSKSRGAMLIDWYSLHKNKPNAEIVLKADGGKFKNLLFNSLSQL; this is encoded by the coding sequence ATGAGGAAAGTTATAGTGGATTCAGATACTGCCACTGATGATACTATAGCGATATTACTTGCATCCAGATTTTTTCAATTATTAGGTGTAACCATAGTTGCTGGAAATGTAAATTATAATCAAGAGGTTAAGAATGCCCTTTTTACTTTAGAGTATATTGGTAAGCAGGATGTACCAGTTTATTTAGGCTCACAAAGACCTATCTTAGGAAATTGGAGAACTGTTGAAGAGGTTCATGGAAGTAATGGAATGAGTAATTGGAACTACCCTGAACCTAATAAAAGGCCAGAGAAAGAGCATGCTATAGATGCCATACTCAGATTATCAAAAGAACATGAAGGTGAGTTGGAAATACTTGCAATTTCCCCTTTAACAAATATTGCATTAGCCTATCTTAAGGATCCATCAGTTGTTAAACGAGTGAAAAAGATTTGGATAATGGGTGGTGCATTTTCAAAGGGTAACACTACCCCCATAGCAGAGTTCAATTTTTGGGTAGATCCTGAGGCTGCTAAAATAGTTTTAGATGCAGGATTTGACATCACCATAGTTCCTTGGGAAGTTGCCGAAATAAGTGGTTCTTTGAATGAGAGAGACTGGGAATATATCTCTAAGCTTAATACTAAGCTTTCAAACTTTTTTATTAACGTTAATAAGACGCTAAAGGAATATACCACTAAGAATCAAGGCATATCTGGCAGTATCCATCCAGATTCCTTAACAGTTTCGATAGCTCATGACAACTCTATTATCTTAGATTCTTCTCTAAAGTATGTTGATGTTGAATTATGTTCAAAATCTAGAGGAGCAATGTTAATAGACTGGTACAGTTTACATAAAAACAAGCCTAATGCTGAAATTGTACTAAAGGCAGATGGTGGTAAGTTTAAAAATCTTCTATTCAACTCTCTTTCCCAGCTTTGA
- a CDS encoding D-aminoacyl-tRNA deacylase: MDIKLVYSTLDPVGVTIKKLGYRFEEINEDVTDFHYENGEAIVIFSRHESKAGIPSLTVHYPGNPSEEIMGGEPKKLGIAYPRLLTSILREIKKIDLNIEKTMEATHHGPTYQNVPVIFVEVGSNETYWTNDTIVKALVDSTIRSIDKVDEIDCEYYISGFGGPHYSRLFTKLADESCIGHVISKHYIDKLDDKVIIQTITNSVNTINKVVIDSLNSKQKERIIASLKKLNNINIEFR, translated from the coding sequence ATGGACATTAAGCTAGTTTATTCTACTTTGGATCCCGTAGGTGTGACGATAAAGAAATTGGGATATCGATTCGAGGAAATAAATGAGGATGTAACTGATTTTCACTATGAGAATGGAGAAGCCATAGTAATCTTTTCCAGACATGAAAGTAAAGCAGGTATTCCCTCACTTACCGTACATTATCCCGGAAATCCATCTGAAGAAATTATGGGTGGAGAACCTAAAAAGCTTGGAATAGCGTATCCTAGGCTACTTACCTCAATTTTAAGGGAAATTAAAAAGATCGATCTGAATATAGAGAAAACCATGGAAGCTACTCATCATGGCCCCACCTATCAAAATGTTCCAGTTATATTTGTGGAAGTAGGAAGTAATGAGACGTATTGGACTAACGACACAATAGTTAAAGCGCTAGTTGATTCAACTATAAGAAGTATTGATAAGGTAGATGAGATAGATTGTGAATATTATATTTCAGGTTTTGGTGGACCTCACTATTCTAGGCTTTTTACTAAGCTAGCTGACGAGAGTTGCATAGGCCATGTGATTTCTAAGCACTATATTGATAAGTTAGATGATAAAGTTATAATTCAAACTATAACCAACTCAGTGAATACCATTAATAAAGTCGTAATCGATAGCTTAAACTCTAAGCAGAAAGAACGAATTATAGCTTCACTAAAAAAATTAAATAATATTAATATCGAGTTTCGATAG
- a CDS encoding metallophosphoesterase family protein: MVSLFKRNKHSLNSSTNLRLLFTSDLHASYTVFKKFINAGKIYKVNALIIGGDIAGKVLLPIIDLGNNSYNVQEKIVTSSELNSLIERFKSEGTYYAILSKGEYEEASQNKKAQDELFKKAIIETLHEWIKIAEERLKDYKIPIFINLGNDDPEYLFDVLKESEIFKVGEGEVFDLNGYEIVSYGYVNPTPWNTFREKKEEDIYSDLSKIVSKINNYSKAIYNFHAPPYNTNLDNAPLLDENLKPIIRGGEIVYTHVGSKSIRKIIEETKPLLGLHGHIHESRGFDKINNTIVINPGSEYSSGLLHAALVVLEGEFIKAHQFILG; this comes from the coding sequence GTGGTTTCATTATTCAAAAGGAACAAACATTCACTAAATTCCAGTACAAATTTAAGACTACTCTTTACCTCAGATCTTCATGCATCTTATACAGTCTTCAAAAAGTTCATAAATGCTGGAAAAATCTACAAGGTCAATGCTTTGATAATAGGGGGAGATATAGCTGGTAAGGTACTATTGCCTATTATTGATCTTGGAAATAATAGTTATAATGTTCAAGAAAAGATTGTAACATCAAGCGAATTAAATAGTCTAATAGAAAGGTTTAAAAGCGAAGGGACTTATTATGCCATATTAAGCAAAGGTGAATATGAGGAGGCCTCTCAAAATAAAAAAGCTCAAGACGAATTATTTAAGAAGGCAATTATAGAGACTCTTCATGAATGGATTAAAATTGCAGAGGAGAGATTGAAGGATTATAAAATACCCATTTTTATAAACCTTGGGAACGATGATCCAGAATATCTCTTTGATGTATTAAAGGAAAGCGAGATATTTAAAGTTGGAGAAGGTGAGGTTTTTGATCTTAATGGTTACGAAATTGTATCGTACGGTTACGTTAATCCAACACCTTGGAATACGTTTAGGGAGAAGAAGGAAGAGGATATTTATAGTGACTTAAGTAAGATAGTGTCAAAAATAAATAATTACTCAAAAGCTATTTATAACTTTCATGCTCCTCCTTACAATACTAATTTGGATAATGCTCCGCTTTTAGATGAGAACCTAAAGCCCATAATCAGAGGAGGTGAGATCGTATACACACATGTCGGTTCTAAATCAATAAGGAAAATCATTGAGGAAACTAAGCCATTATTAGGATTACACGGACATATTCATGAATCGAGAGGTTTTGATAAAATTAACAATACGATAGTTATTAATCCAGGTAGTGAGTATAGTAGTGGTCTTCTTCATGCTGCTCTAGTAGTATTAGAAGGAGAATTTATTAAGGCTCATCAATTTATCTTAGGTTAG
- a CDS encoding 2,3-diphosphoglycerate-dependent phosphoglycerate mutase, with the protein MTIIIFIRHGQSTSNVSKILSHDTNTYPLTEEGINQAKEAGKELTKLKVEKIYTSPVLRAYQTALIIGEVLGTLPIVDQRLRERFLGELNNTSFDPNDHWKLKVFKKQIEIKGIESWEDITKRMKSFLESVINKDNRIITAVSHSDPIRAIITYLLDMDDISGWGIRIPNASFTILRCDNNIDSCRIISIGSPLLTQQILSKLDINII; encoded by the coding sequence ATGACTATAATAATTTTCATTAGACACGGACAAAGCACCTCTAACGTTAGTAAAATACTTAGTCATGATACTAACACTTATCCTCTCACAGAAGAGGGTATAAACCAGGCAAAAGAAGCTGGAAAAGAGCTCACTAAATTGAAAGTTGAAAAAATCTACACAAGTCCAGTTCTGAGAGCATATCAGACTGCACTAATTATAGGTGAAGTCTTAGGAACTTTACCAATAGTGGATCAAAGATTAAGAGAAAGGTTTCTAGGGGAACTGAACAATACCTCTTTCGATCCAAACGACCACTGGAAGCTAAAGGTTTTCAAAAAACAAATAGAGATTAAAGGAATAGAAAGTTGGGAAGATATTACCAAGAGAATGAAAAGTTTCCTCGAATCAGTTATAAACAAAGATAACAGAATAATAACTGCTGTATCGCATTCTGATCCTATAAGAGCGATAATAACATACCTATTGGACATGGATGATATCAGTGGATGGGGAATTAGAATACCAAATGCTAGTTTTACTATTTTAAGATGTGATAATAACATTGATAGTTGTAGAATCATTAGTATAGGTTCACCATTATTAACTCAACAAATACTATCGAAACTCGATATTAATATTATTTAA
- the trxA gene encoding thioredoxin — protein sequence MNDELNDPELQKILSKKTTQILNNLKEKVKEPVKHLNSKNFDEFITKNKIVVVDFWAEWCAPCLILAPVIEELANDYPQVAFGKLNTEESQDIAMRYGIMSLPTIMFFKNGELVDQILGAVPREEIEVRLKSLLE from the coding sequence ATGAATGACGAACTAAATGACCCAGAATTACAAAAAATCCTCTCTAAAAAAACAACTCAAATACTCAATAATTTAAAAGAGAAAGTTAAAGAGCCAGTAAAACATCTCAATTCAAAAAACTTTGATGAATTCATAACTAAAAACAAAATAGTGGTTGTCGACTTTTGGGCAGAATGGTGTGCGCCATGCTTAATACTGGCTCCGGTAATAGAAGAACTTGCAAATGACTACCCTCAAGTAGCATTTGGAAAATTAAACACTGAAGAGAGCCAAGATATTGCGATGAGATATGGAATAATGAGTCTTCCGACAATTATGTTCTTTAAAAATGGAGAGCTTGTAGACCAAATATTAGGAGCAGTACCTAGAGAAGAAATAGAGGTAAGACTAAAGTCCCTATTAGAGTAA
- a CDS encoding Fur family transcriptional regulator — protein sequence MEVDLANLLRQRNLKVTPQRIAILKLIMRGGHYSGEQIYEELKKTEPSISLSTVYNTLETLKESGILNSFEANGITWFEINRKPHVNVFCIDSNRIIDLDIEMDNFMENLTKNGLDIKNVNIIVYADCSKLGKRVE from the coding sequence ATGGAAGTTGATCTCGCAAACTTGTTGAGGCAAAGAAACCTAAAAGTGACACCACAAAGAATCGCTATACTAAAGCTAATAATGAGAGGGGGCCATTATAGCGGGGAACAAATTTACGAAGAACTTAAAAAAACAGAACCTAGCATTAGCTTATCCACAGTTTATAATACGTTAGAGACATTAAAGGAATCTGGAATATTAAATTCTTTTGAGGCAAACGGCATAACTTGGTTTGAGATTAATAGAAAGCCTCACGTTAATGTTTTTTGTATCGATTCTAACAGAATAATTGATCTAGATATTGAAATGGATAACTTTATGGAAAATCTAACCAAAAATGGCTTAGATATAAAAAACGTTAATATTATAGTATATGCTGATTGCTCAAAGCTGGGAAAGAGAGTTGAATAG
- a CDS encoding class I SAM-dependent methyltransferase has protein sequence MRAEDLFNDPKSYKRWYELHSKLYENERNVVRSFNLKDCLDVGSGPDIFHEEIGGRIVALDISLLMLKESKSDEKVLADALHLPFRDNSFKCVFSSVTVCFIEDVKGFIREMARITKERAIICFIARDSPWGEYYENLGKSGHKYYSHARFISRREFYVIINDFMKISRIRSTLKKMSETEIDGVYNDDSGSFICVEAIPMKPEPLSLSLNRHSGADPADPIS, from the coding sequence ATGAGGGCAGAAGACTTATTTAATGATCCAAAAAGTTATAAGAGATGGTACGAACTCCACTCTAAGCTATACGAGAATGAGAGAAATGTAGTTAGAAGTTTTAACCTTAAAGATTGTTTAGATGTAGGATCGGGACCAGATATTTTTCATGAAGAAATTGGAGGAAGAATTGTAGCTCTGGATATATCGTTACTTATGCTAAAAGAAAGTAAAAGTGACGAGAAAGTGCTAGCTGATGCTTTACATTTACCCTTCAGAGATAACTCATTTAAATGTGTCTTCAGTTCTGTCACCGTCTGCTTTATAGAAGACGTAAAGGGATTTATAAGGGAGATGGCTAGAATAACTAAAGAAAGAGCAATTATTTGTTTTATAGCCAGGGATTCTCCGTGGGGTGAATATTATGAGAATCTAGGCAAAAGCGGCCATAAGTATTATTCGCATGCTCGCTTTATATCAAGAAGAGAGTTTTACGTAATTATAAACGATTTCATGAAAATTTCTAGAATTAGATCCACGCTAAAAAAGATGAGCGAAACAGAAATCGATGGAGTTTATAACGATGATAGTGGGTCATTTATATGTGTGGAAGCTATTCCTATGAAACCGGAGCCCCTTTCATTGAGTCTTAACAGACACTCGGGGGCTGATCCTGCTGACCCTATTTCTTAA
- a CDS encoding cation diffusion facilitator family transporter — MLRTFVLMFFTSLSFIVAYYITFSPLILAEFSHALIDFLTIAFSIIAIKFIGENEVAEGRFSYGLHRLEVVVAMINLIIIILLSLAVAYTSVTSLFKETTNDSFTLIVSSALASFLTYFASPKERNDLGKKGLYMHILSDFLGYIMGFIIGILIFISGIRELDPVGAIILVILNFALSIPLLKEAFLIFMEGSSVKIDHIMEELTKISPSVHHLHVWSICDHVKVATLHVKVSPNLTIAEADKIRGSICDFLKEKYGISHVTVQFETNVDD, encoded by the coding sequence ATGTTAAGAACTTTTGTACTGATGTTTTTCACATCCCTTAGTTTTATTGTAGCTTATTATATTACCTTTAGTCCATTAATTTTAGCAGAATTCTCCCACGCTTTGATTGACTTCTTAACAATTGCATTTTCTATTATTGCTATAAAATTCATAGGGGAGAATGAAGTAGCTGAGGGGAGATTTTCTTATGGATTACATAGACTAGAAGTTGTTGTTGCTATGATTAATCTCATTATAATTATTCTGCTTTCACTTGCCGTGGCATACACTTCTGTAACATCACTGTTTAAGGAAACTACAAATGATTCTTTTACCTTAATCGTATCGTCAGCTTTGGCGTCATTTTTAACTTATTTCGCATCCCCTAAAGAAAGGAATGACTTAGGCAAGAAGGGACTATATATGCACATCTTATCAGACTTTCTAGGATATATAATGGGTTTTATCATAGGTATTCTTATCTTTATCTCGGGAATACGTGAATTAGACCCAGTAGGGGCAATTATACTAGTAATACTGAACTTTGCACTTTCTATTCCGTTATTGAAGGAAGCTTTTTTAATATTTATGGAAGGCTCATCAGTGAAAATCGACCATATTATGGAAGAACTCACTAAAATTTCCCCTAGCGTTCATCACTTGCATGTGTGGTCAATTTGCGATCACGTTAAGGTTGCGACACTTCACGTTAAAGTATCTCCAAACTTGACTATAGCCGAGGCTGATAAAATTAGGGGCTCAATTTGCGATTTTCTTAAAGAAAAATATGGTATCTCTCATGTAACAGTTCAATTTGAGACTAACGTTGACGATTAA
- the clsN gene encoding SMC-like protein coalescin → MKVRVFNIGGITQEYSLELEKGVTSYEAPNAYGKTSLVRSLISLLTSSIKAEDLLNVFADSGYVEAELDNKLYYRRIKRIRNGLGEEKNLIMDDDRALLLTYFSPENRLVTQILSGDGNVEWFISTTSKINEIKAKKEELQKLLTAEINARDELQKKYNNIREIQAKIRAIDEEIDKLEKERESSSNIVAKTTYTITLTRQNKINEILNKIKVKKDELANLEFALKKIEEEIQNKESKVSPDIKTQLEKEMEEINEKLKLKTNDRSELEIELKVLERVLEEVNESDRHHLDTCNVCGSKVDPSIWKERAEIISRELRDKTSLLDSLRNDIIGLQKRKEEIDLRLKELQTLENEIAKLKAKKEELINRIGSVKFQIDDLERQRRETEERFSKSESLSGAIATNDDSASILKRIEELRKKREEYEYELQLLGIPSSILEELKEKEEHIEQLQKKVDELQVEYIRRLTKAREEFNRIANQLLKRFEFDMDAEIDGNYRLIVKRKGAIIDIKKLSSSERTTLALILVLSALRAYFKTPYFIIDESAMTFDQKRFNRLLEYLTEIADYVIVTRSSENTEIKTLPPKQIELSS, encoded by the coding sequence ATGAAGGTTAGAGTATTTAATATAGGTGGTATAACACAAGAATATAGTCTTGAGCTAGAGAAAGGAGTAACATCTTACGAAGCACCAAACGCATATGGTAAGACATCGCTAGTAAGATCTTTGATATCTCTATTAACATCTAGTATTAAGGCAGAAGATCTACTTAACGTATTTGCAGATAGTGGTTACGTAGAAGCAGAATTAGATAATAAACTATACTATAGGAGGATAAAAAGGATAAGGAACGGATTAGGCGAAGAGAAAAATCTAATAATGGATGACGATAGAGCTTTACTACTAACATATTTCTCTCCAGAGAATAGATTGGTAACTCAAATATTGTCTGGAGATGGTAACGTAGAGTGGTTTATATCTACAACATCAAAAATAAATGAAATAAAAGCTAAAAAAGAAGAATTACAGAAACTCTTAACAGCTGAGATAAATGCTAGAGATGAGTTACAAAAGAAATATAATAACATTAGAGAAATACAAGCTAAAATAAGGGCAATAGACGAAGAGATAGACAAGCTAGAGAAGGAAAGGGAAAGCAGTAGTAATATAGTAGCTAAAACTACATACACAATAACACTAACTAGACAGAATAAAATAAATGAAATCTTGAACAAGATAAAAGTTAAGAAAGATGAATTAGCGAATTTGGAATTTGCATTAAAGAAAATAGAGGAAGAGATACAAAATAAGGAGAGTAAAGTATCTCCCGACATAAAGACTCAACTCGAAAAAGAGATGGAAGAAATAAATGAGAAGCTTAAACTGAAAACTAATGATAGATCTGAATTAGAAATAGAACTCAAAGTACTTGAACGTGTATTAGAAGAAGTAAACGAAAGTGATAGACATCATTTAGATACATGCAATGTCTGTGGAAGCAAAGTAGATCCGAGTATATGGAAAGAAAGAGCTGAAATAATATCAAGGGAATTAAGAGATAAAACCTCGCTCTTGGACAGTTTGCGTAATGATATAATAGGATTACAGAAAAGGAAAGAAGAAATCGACCTTAGATTAAAGGAGTTACAGACTCTAGAGAATGAAATTGCAAAATTAAAGGCTAAAAAGGAAGAGTTAATTAATAGGATAGGTTCTGTTAAGTTCCAAATAGACGATTTAGAGAGACAGAGAAGAGAAACTGAAGAGAGGTTTAGTAAATCTGAATCCTTGTCAGGTGCAATAGCCACTAATGATGATAGTGCAAGTATTTTAAAGAGAATAGAGGAGCTAAGAAAGAAAAGAGAAGAGTACGAATACGAACTTCAACTATTGGGAATACCATCCTCTATCCTAGAGGAGTTGAAAGAAAAAGAGGAGCATATAGAACAATTACAGAAGAAAGTAGATGAATTACAAGTAGAATACATAAGGAGGCTAACAAAGGCCAGAGAAGAATTTAACAGAATAGCTAATCAATTACTAAAGAGATTCGAATTTGATATGGATGCTGAAATTGACGGTAATTACAGATTAATTGTAAAAAGGAAAGGAGCCATAATTGATATAAAGAAGTTGTCATCATCAGAGAGAACTACATTAGCTTTAATATTGGTGTTAAGCGCATTAAGAGCATATTTCAAGACTCCATACTTCATAATTGACGAGTCTGCAATGACATTTGACCAGAAAAGATTTAACAGGCTACTAGAATATCTAACCGAAATTGCGGACTACGTAATTGTGACTAGAAGCAGTGAGAACACTGAGATAAAGACATTGCCACCCAAGCAAATAGAACTCTCTAGCTAA